From the Bacillota bacterium genome, the window CGTGCCTCTAAAAACTAAGGCTCTCGCTCTTGCACTTCTTTGGAGCAGCATCGCCTTTTCCGTTATCTCCGTCGTCAGTCTGCTGTATGTCAGATTATTGTTAGTATTGGTTGCGAGTGTTGTCACTTTGCACATATTAAAACTCAAGACTCTTATTCCGCGAGGAGATGCGGGACTCGTATCGGGGCAGCGGGCACGTGACCGTAAGGCCATCGAGTTGATGCTTAGGCTCTACTGCAAAAGCAAGCATCAGCCTAGCAATTCTCTGTGCTCTGCTTGTAGGGATTTGTTAGAATATGCCCATGGTCGCCTAGATCACTGCAAGTACTACCCGCGCAAAATAGCCTGTAGCAAGTGTCCTAGCTCGTGCTACAAGCTTAGCGTGCGACAAGAGATGCGAGAAGTTATGCGCTACGCAGGGCCACGCTTGCTGTACACCCATCCCATTGTCGCTTTACGTCAACTCGGCGTCAAAATGTAACTTGACAACCGGGTATTCTCTAGGTACGATATGTGAAAGCACTGACGGAGACCGCTTGGCATGGACTTTTAGAGAGAAGGATCTTTGGCTGTAAGTCCTTCAGGACATGGCATTACGCGTACCACTCCTGAGCTGCAACCGAAAAGGTTAGCCGTCTGGCGCACGTTACGCACCGAGAGTTGGGCCTTCGGGTCAAACAGGGTGGAACCGCGGGAATTAACCCTCTCGTCCCTGCTATGGCAGTGACGGGAGGGTTTTGTCTTTACAAAAAATAAGGAGGGAATTGTTATGGCACATATTTTGGTTACACTTAAGGATGGGTCAGCGCGCGAGCTGCCCGCCGGGAGTAGCGCCTTAGCCCTGGCAGAGGGGATCAGCCGCCGCTTAGCCAAGGAGGCTGTGGCAGCGAAAGTGAATGGCCAAGTAGTCGATTTACTACGACCCCTGCCTAACAACGCTACCGTAGAGCTGGTAACTCCCGATGATGGGGCCGAAGCCCTCGAAGTGCTACGAC encodes:
- a CDS encoding nitrous oxide-stimulated promoter family protein, which codes for MLSLKKVLLIAVGMLSVGLGVAGIFLPLLPTTPFLLLSVWCFSRSSDRFYDWLMNHRVFRIYIRDYLEKRGVPLKTKALALALLWSSIAFSVISVVSLLYVRLLLVLVASVVTLHILKLKTLIPRGDAGLVSGQRARDRKAIELMLRLYCKSKHQPSNSLCSACRDLLEYAHGRLDHCKYYPRKIACSKCPSSCYKLSVRQEMREVMRYAGPRLLYTHPIVALRQLGVKM